A genomic region of Klebsiella sp. RIT-PI-d contains the following coding sequences:
- a CDS encoding ATP-dependent DNA helicase yields the protein MTDDFATDGQLAKAIPGFKPREPQRQMAAAVASAIEKTQPLVVEAGTGTGKTYAYLAPALRAGKKVIISTGSKALQDQLYSRDLPTVAKALEFTGKLALLKGRSNYLCLERLEQQALAGGDLPVQTLSDVILLRSWANHTIDGDISTCASVAEDSQAWPLVTSTNDNCLGSDCPLYKECFVVKARKKAMDADVVVVNHHLFLADMVVKDSGFGELIPEAEVMIFDEAHQLPDIASQYFGQSLSSRQLLDLARDISIAYRTEVKDTQQLQKCADRLAQSAQDFRVQLGEPGYRGNLRELLADASIQRALLLLDDALELCYDVAKLSLGRSALLDAAFERATLYRARLKRLKEINQPGYSYWYECNSRHFTLALTPLTVAEKFKEVMAQKPGSWIFTSATLSVNDELHHFTSRLGIDEAHSLLLPSPFDYATQALLCVPRNLPTANQPGAARQLAAMLKPMIEANNGRCFMLCTSHAMMRDLAEQFRATMTLPVLLQGETSKGQLLQQFVSAGNALLVATSSFWEGVDVRGDALSLVIIDKLPFTSPEDPLLKARMEDCRLRGGDPFDDVQLPDAVITLKQGVGRLIRDVEDRGVLVICDNRLVMRPYGAVFLASLPPTPRTRDIGRAVRFLAVPPAR from the coding sequence GTGACGGACGATTTTGCAACAGACGGCCAGTTAGCCAAAGCCATACCGGGCTTTAAACCGCGTGAGCCGCAGCGCCAGATGGCGGCAGCCGTTGCCAGCGCGATTGAGAAAACGCAGCCGCTGGTGGTTGAAGCGGGAACCGGGACCGGCAAAACCTATGCCTATCTTGCGCCTGCGCTGCGTGCGGGTAAAAAAGTCATTATTTCCACCGGTTCAAAAGCCTTACAGGATCAGCTCTATAGCCGCGATCTGCCTACCGTCGCTAAAGCACTGGAATTTACCGGCAAGCTGGCGCTGTTGAAAGGGCGCTCCAACTATCTTTGCCTTGAGCGTCTGGAACAACAGGCGCTGGCGGGCGGCGATCTTCCGGTACAAACGTTAAGCGATGTGATCCTCCTGCGTTCGTGGGCCAATCACACTATCGATGGCGACATCAGCACCTGCGCAAGCGTGGCGGAAGATTCTCAGGCGTGGCCGCTGGTCACCAGCACCAATGACAACTGTCTGGGCAGCGATTGTCCGCTGTACAAAGAGTGCTTCGTGGTTAAAGCGCGTAAAAAAGCGATGGACGCGGATGTGGTGGTGGTGAACCACCATCTTTTTCTCGCCGATATGGTGGTCAAAGACAGCGGTTTCGGCGAGCTTATTCCTGAAGCCGAGGTTATGATTTTCGATGAAGCGCATCAGCTACCGGACATTGCCAGCCAGTATTTCGGCCAGTCGCTCTCCAGCCGTCAACTGCTGGATCTGGCGAGGGACATCAGTATTGCCTACCGCACCGAGGTAAAAGACACTCAGCAGCTGCAAAAATGTGCCGACCGCCTGGCGCAAAGCGCGCAGGATTTTCGCGTGCAGTTAGGTGAGCCGGGCTATCGCGGTAATCTGCGGGAGCTGCTGGCGGATGCCAGTATTCAGCGTGCGCTGCTGTTGCTTGATGATGCGCTTGAGCTTTGTTATGACGTGGCAAAACTGTCTCTGGGGCGTTCAGCGCTGCTGGATGCGGCGTTTGAACGTGCCACGCTGTATCGCGCCCGTTTAAAACGGCTGAAGGAGATTAACCAGCCGGGCTACAGCTACTGGTATGAATGTAACTCGCGTCACTTTACCCTTGCGCTGACGCCCCTGACCGTGGCTGAAAAATTCAAAGAGGTGATGGCGCAGAAACCGGGAAGCTGGATCTTCACTTCCGCAACGCTTTCAGTTAACGATGAACTTCATCATTTTACCTCGCGTCTGGGCATTGATGAGGCACATTCTCTGTTGCTGCCCAGTCCCTTCGACTACGCCACGCAGGCGTTACTGTGCGTGCCGCGTAACCTGCCAACCGCTAATCAACCCGGTGCCGCGCGTCAGCTGGCGGCAATGCTGAAGCCGATGATTGAGGCGAACAACGGCCGCTGCTTTATGCTCTGCACCTCTCACGCCATGATGCGCGACCTGGCCGAACAGTTTCGTGCCACCATGACGCTGCCGGTTCTGCTCCAGGGCGAAACCAGCAAAGGCCAGCTTTTGCAGCAGTTTGTTAGTGCCGGTAATGCGTTACTGGTGGCAACCAGTAGCTTCTGGGAAGGGGTCGATGTGCGTGGCGATGCGCTGTCGCTGGTGATCATTGATAAACTGCCGTTTACCTCGCCGGAAGACCCGCTGCTTAAAGCGCGCATGGAGGATTGCCGCCTGCGCGGGGGCGATCCTTTTGATGACGTCCAGCTCCCGGATGCCGTAATCACCCTCAAGCAGGGGGTAGGGCGTCTTATTCGCGACGTTGAAGACCGTGGCGTGCTGGTTATCTGCGATAATCGGCTGGTGATGCGACCTTACGGGGCGGTGTTTCTTGCCAGCCTGCCACCGACGCCGCGCACCCGCGATATCGGCCGGGCCGTTCGCTTCCTTGCCGTTCCGCCAGCGCGGTAA
- the sdaA gene encoding L-serine ammonia-lyase, which yields MISLFDMFKVGIGPSSSHTVGPMKAGKQFVDDLVEKDLLTQVTRVSVDVYGSLSLTGKGHHTDIAIIMGLAGNLPATVDIDSIPAFIRDVETRGRLLLANGAHEVDFPANDGMHFRSDNLSLHENGMQIHAWNGDKVIYSKTYYSIGGGFIVDEEHFGQDAGGDVNVPYPFKSAQEMLNYCKETGLSLSAMVMQNELALHSKAEIEAYFADVWQTMRACIDRGLNTEGVLPGPLRVPRRASALRRMLVSSDKMSNDPMIVIDWVNMFALAVNEENAAGGRVVTAPTNGACGIVPAVLAYYDHFIEPVSPDIYIRYFMAAGAIGALYKMNASISGAEVGCQGEVGVACSMAAAGLAELLGASPEQVCVAAEIGMEHNLGLTCDPVAGQVQVPCIERNAIASVKAINSARMAMRRTSEPRVSLDKVIETMYETGKDMNAKYRETSRGGLAIKVQCD from the coding sequence GTGATTAGTCTATTCGACATGTTTAAGGTGGGGATAGGTCCCTCATCTTCCCACACTGTAGGGCCAATGAAGGCCGGTAAACAGTTCGTCGATGATCTGGTCGAAAAAGATCTGCTGACCCAGGTCACCCGCGTATCGGTCGACGTCTATGGCTCACTCTCGCTGACCGGTAAAGGTCACCATACGGATATCGCGATTATTATGGGCCTGGCCGGTAACCTGCCTGCAACCGTTGACATCGACAGTATTCCGGCGTTTATCCGCGATGTCGAAACCCGCGGTCGCCTGCTGCTGGCAAACGGGGCCCATGAGGTGGATTTTCCCGCTAATGACGGGATGCATTTTCGCAGCGATAACTTATCGCTGCATGAAAACGGCATGCAAATTCACGCGTGGAACGGCGATAAGGTTATCTACAGCAAAACCTACTACTCCATCGGCGGCGGTTTTATTGTTGATGAAGAGCATTTTGGTCAGGATGCTGGCGGCGATGTTAACGTGCCGTACCCGTTTAAATCGGCCCAGGAGATGCTTAACTACTGCAAAGAAACCGGGCTTTCTTTGTCCGCAATGGTCATGCAGAACGAGCTGGCCCTGCACAGTAAAGCTGAAATTGAAGCGTACTTTGCTGATGTCTGGCAGACCATGCGGGCCTGCATCGATCGCGGCTTAAATACTGAAGGCGTGCTGCCCGGCCCACTGCGCGTTCCCCGTCGCGCTTCTGCGCTGCGTCGGATGCTGGTTTCCAGCGATAAAATGTCCAACGATCCAATGATCGTCATTGACTGGGTAAATATGTTTGCGCTGGCCGTCAATGAAGAGAACGCTGCGGGCGGGCGCGTGGTGACCGCGCCAACCAACGGTGCCTGCGGTATCGTTCCGGCGGTACTGGCCTATTACGATCATTTTATCGAGCCGGTTAGCCCGGATATCTATATTCGCTATTTTATGGCGGCGGGCGCGATTGGCGCGCTGTATAAAATGAATGCCTCTATTTCTGGCGCTGAGGTCGGGTGTCAGGGCGAGGTTGGCGTTGCCTGCTCGATGGCCGCAGCAGGTCTGGCAGAGTTGCTGGGAGCCAGTCCTGAGCAAGTGTGTGTTGCAGCTGAAATTGGCATGGAACACAACCTTGGTCTGACCTGCGATCCGGTAGCCGGACAGGTTCAGGTTCCGTGCATTGAACGTAACGCGATTGCCTCGGTTAAAGCGATTAACTCGGCGCGTATGGCGATGCGTCGCACCAGCGAACCGCGCGTGTCTCTGGATAAAGTTATTGAGACGATGTACGAAACCGGCAAGGATATGAACGCGAAATATCGTGAAACTTCACGCGGTGGCCTGGCCATCAAAGTCCAGTGTGACTAA
- a CDS encoding CoA pyrophosphatase — MDAHNLTLDDFLSRFQLLRPQANDATLNRRQAAVLIPIIRRPQPGLLLTRRAPHLRKHAGQVAFPGGAVDASDASLIAAALREAQEEVAIPPQAVDVIGVLPPVDSVTGFQVTPVVGIIPPDLRWRASEDEVAAVFEMPLAEALRLGRYHPLDIHRRGNSHRVWLSWYQHYFVWGMTAGIIRELALQVGLKP; from the coding sequence GTGGATGCCCACAATCTGACCCTCGATGATTTTTTATCACGCTTTCAGCTTTTACGGCCGCAGGCGAACGACGCGACCCTTAACCGTCGGCAGGCAGCCGTCTTGATCCCGATTATCCGCCGGCCGCAGCCGGGACTGTTACTCACCCGCCGCGCCCCTCACCTGCGTAAACACGCCGGGCAGGTCGCCTTTCCCGGCGGCGCAGTGGATGCAAGCGATGCGTCGCTGATTGCCGCCGCGTTGAGAGAAGCGCAGGAAGAAGTGGCTATTCCGCCGCAGGCCGTAGACGTCATCGGCGTCCTGCCGCCGGTTGACAGCGTTACCGGCTTTCAGGTCACCCCTGTCGTCGGTATTATTCCGCCGGATCTGCGCTGGCGCGCCAGTGAAGATGAAGTTGCCGCCGTATTCGAAATGCCGCTGGCAGAGGCCCTGCGTCTGGGGCGTTACCATCCTCTTGATATCCACCGACGCGGCAATTCGCATCGCGTCTGGCTCTCCTGGTATCAGCACTATTTTGTCTGGGGCATGACCGCGGGCATTATTCGTGAGCTGGCGCTACAAGTGGGACTGAAACCCTGA
- a CDS encoding YoaH family protein, with protein sequence MFAGLPSLSHEQQQQAVERIQELMSQGMSSGEAISLVASELRASHTGERIVARFEDEDDE encoded by the coding sequence ATGTTTGCAGGTTTACCTTCGCTCAGTCATGAGCAACAGCAACAAGCGGTCGAGCGTATCCAGGAACTGATGTCGCAAGGCATGAGCAGCGGTGAAGCCATTTCACTGGTTGCCAGTGAGCTGCGTGCCAGTCATACCGGTGAACGGATTGTGGCGCGTTTTGAGGATGAAGACGACGAGTAA
- the pabB gene encoding aminodeoxychorismate synthase component 1 produces the protein MNTQSPTLIDLPWRCDAAEYYFSAISHLPWAMLLHSGYASHPHSRFDILVADPCTTLVTQGDTTTIASTAEQYCSADDPLTLVQHALERLNLHPEKQDDLPFQGGALGLFGYDLGRRFEKLPEHALADISLPDMAVGIYDWALIVDHCRQRVILLSHTDARQRLTWLLERPLPDRTAFSLTSTWRSNMTREEYGEKFRLVQAWLHSGDCYQVNLAQRFQAQYCGDEWPMFCQLNAANKAPFSAFIRLNEGAIISLSPERFIQLRAGQIQTRPIKGTLPRLDNPDDDARQAAKLADSPKDRAENLMIVDLMRNDIGRVAVPGTVRVPELFVVEPFPAVHHLVSTVTATLPEQTHATDLLRAAFPGGSITGAPKVRAMEIIDELEPHRRNAWCGSIGYLSLCKNMDTSITIRTLIAQDGQLYCSAGGGIVADSQQEAEYQETFDKVNRILQQLEK, from the coding sequence ATGAATACCCAATCCCCCACTTTAATTGATTTACCCTGGCGTTGCGACGCTGCCGAATATTACTTCTCCGCCATTAGCCACCTGCCGTGGGCGATGTTACTGCATTCAGGTTATGCCAGCCATCCGCACAGCCGCTTCGATATTCTGGTCGCCGATCCGTGCACCACGCTGGTGACGCAGGGTGATACCACGACGATAGCCAGCACTGCCGAACAATACTGTTCAGCGGACGATCCATTAACGCTGGTGCAACACGCGCTGGAGAGGCTAAATCTCCATCCTGAAAAGCAGGATGATCTGCCGTTTCAGGGCGGCGCGCTGGGTCTTTTTGGCTACGATTTAGGCCGACGTTTCGAAAAACTCCCTGAACACGCGCTGGCGGATATTTCGCTGCCGGATATGGCGGTGGGGATTTATGACTGGGCGCTGATAGTCGATCACTGTCGCCAACGGGTCATTCTGCTCAGCCATACTGATGCCCGTCAGCGTCTGACCTGGCTTCTTGAGCGCCCCTTACCTGACCGCACTGCGTTTAGTTTAACGTCGACGTGGCGCTCTAATATGACCCGCGAAGAGTACGGGGAAAAATTTCGCCTGGTGCAGGCCTGGTTACACAGCGGCGACTGCTATCAGGTCAACCTGGCGCAGCGTTTTCAGGCGCAATATTGTGGCGATGAGTGGCCGATGTTTTGTCAGCTTAACGCCGCTAATAAAGCCCCGTTTAGCGCATTTATTCGTCTTAATGAGGGGGCGATTATCAGCCTGTCGCCGGAGCGTTTTATCCAGTTGCGCGCAGGGCAGATCCAGACCCGACCGATTAAAGGCACCCTGCCGAGGCTGGATAATCCTGATGACGATGCCCGGCAGGCGGCCAAACTGGCTGACTCGCCAAAAGATCGCGCTGAAAATCTGATGATTGTGGATTTAATGCGTAATGATATTGGTCGCGTTGCGGTTCCCGGTACGGTCAGGGTACCGGAGCTGTTCGTGGTTGAACCGTTTCCGGCGGTGCATCATCTGGTCAGTACCGTGACTGCGACGCTGCCTGAACAGACTCATGCTACTGACTTACTGCGCGCCGCCTTTCCCGGCGGCTCTATCACCGGTGCCCCCAAGGTCAGGGCGATGGAAATCATTGATGAACTGGAGCCGCACCGCCGCAATGCCTGGTGCGGGAGTATCGGCTATCTGAGCCTGTGCAAAAATATGGATACCAGCATTACGATCCGTACGCTTATCGCACAAGACGGACAGCTTTACTGCTCCGCAGGCGGCGGAATTGTCGCAGATAGCCAGCAAGAAGCGGAATATCAGGAAACCTTCGATAAAGTGAATCGTATCCTGCAACAACTGGAGAAATGA
- the manY gene encoding PTS mannose transporter subunit IIC: MEITTLQIVLVFIVACIAGMESILDEFQFHRPLVACTLIGIVLGDMKTGIIIGGTLEMIALGWMNIGAAVAPDAALASIISTILVIAGHQSIGAGIALAIPLAAAGQVLTIIVRTITVAFQHAADKAADSGNLTALSWIHVSSLFLQAMRIAIPAVIVAISVGTSEVQNMLNAIPEVVTGGLNIAGGMIVVVGYAMVINMMRAGYLMPFFYLGFVTAAFTNFNLVALGVIGAVMAVLYIQLSPKYNRSAGAPAPAAGANDLDNELD; the protein is encoded by the coding sequence ATGGAGATTACCACTCTTCAGATTGTACTGGTATTTATCGTAGCGTGTATCGCGGGCATGGAATCGATTCTCGATGAGTTTCAGTTTCACCGCCCGCTGGTGGCCTGTACCCTCATCGGTATCGTTCTTGGAGATATGAAGACCGGTATTATTATCGGTGGTACTCTGGAAATGATTGCCCTGGGGTGGATGAACATCGGTGCCGCTGTTGCACCTGATGCGGCACTGGCCTCCATTATTTCGACCATTCTGGTCATTGCGGGACATCAAAGCATCGGTGCTGGTATCGCGCTGGCTATCCCACTGGCAGCCGCCGGTCAGGTTCTGACTATCATCGTTCGTACTATTACCGTGGCGTTCCAGCACGCAGCGGATAAGGCGGCAGACAGCGGCAACCTGACGGCCCTCTCCTGGATCCACGTCTCTTCCCTGTTCCTGCAAGCGATGCGTATCGCTATTCCGGCCGTGATCGTGGCAATTTCTGTCGGGACCAGTGAAGTCCAGAATATGCTGAACGCTATTCCGGAAGTGGTGACCGGCGGTCTGAATATCGCAGGTGGGATGATCGTAGTCGTCGGTTATGCGATGGTCATCAACATGATGCGCGCAGGCTACCTGATGCCGTTCTTCTACCTGGGCTTTGTAACTGCAGCCTTTACTAACTTCAACCTGGTTGCACTCGGCGTTATCGGCGCAGTGATGGCAGTTCTGTACATCCAGCTGAGCCCGAAATACAACCGTAGCGCAGGCGCCCCGGCTCCGGCGGCTGGTGCAAACGATCTTGATAATGAACTGGACTAA
- the yoaE gene encoding CNNM family cation transport protein YoaE, translating to MELLMDPSIWVGLLTLVVLEIVLGIDNLVFIAILADKLPPKQRDKARLIGLSLALIMRLALLSVISWMVTLTKPLFSVWDYAFSGRDLIMLLGGLFLLFKATTELHERLENRQHDGGHGKGYASFWVVVVQIVILDAVFSLDAVITAVGMVNHLPVMMAAVVIAMTVMLLASKPLTNFVNQHPTVVVLCLSFLLMIGLSLVAEGFGFHIPKGYLYAAIGFSIIIEFFNQVARRNFIRHQSTLPLRARTADAILRLMGGRKRNNSQSESDTHTHVPIPEGAFADEERYMINGVLTLASRSLRSIMTPRGDISWVDANLSTDAIRQQLLSSPHSLFPVCRGELDEVIGIVRAKELLVALEAGEDVIAMASASPAIVVPETLDPINLLGVLRRARGSFVIVTNEFGVVQGLVTPLDVLEAIAGEFPDADETPEIIADAEGWLVKGGTDLHALQHALGLDTLVNDEDDVATVAGLVIAVNGHIPAVGDVIELSPLRITIVNANDYRVDLVRVVKEPSEHDEEE from the coding sequence ATGGAATTGTTAATGGACCCCTCAATCTGGGTCGGGCTGCTTACGCTCGTCGTCCTTGAGATTGTGCTTGGCATTGATAACCTGGTGTTTATCGCCATCCTCGCGGATAAGCTACCGCCTAAACAGCGCGATAAAGCCCGTTTGATTGGTCTGTCGCTGGCGTTAATTATGCGACTGGCGCTGCTGTCGGTTATTTCGTGGATGGTTACGCTCACCAAACCGCTGTTTAGCGTCTGGGACTACGCTTTCTCAGGCCGCGATTTGATTATGCTGCTGGGGGGACTTTTCCTGTTGTTTAAAGCGACAACGGAGCTCCACGAGCGGCTGGAAAATCGCCAGCATGACGGTGGACATGGCAAAGGGTACGCCAGCTTTTGGGTGGTCGTCGTGCAGATCGTTATCCTGGATGCGGTGTTCTCGCTTGACGCAGTCATCACTGCGGTAGGGATGGTTAACCACCTGCCGGTAATGATGGCGGCGGTGGTGATTGCAATGACGGTTATGCTTCTGGCCTCGAAGCCGTTGACCAACTTCGTTAACCAGCATCCGACGGTAGTGGTGCTGTGTCTGAGCTTCCTGCTGATGATTGGTCTGAGTCTGGTGGCTGAAGGCTTTGGTTTCCATATTCCGAAAGGCTATCTGTACGCGGCCATTGGTTTTTCGATTATTATCGAATTTTTCAATCAGGTGGCGCGCCGCAATTTTATCCGCCATCAGTCCACGCTGCCGCTGCGCGCGCGTACTGCCGATGCTATCTTACGGTTAATGGGCGGGCGCAAACGTAATAACAGCCAGAGCGAATCGGATACCCATACTCACGTGCCCATTCCGGAAGGGGCATTTGCCGACGAAGAACGCTACATGATCAATGGCGTGCTTACTCTGGCTTCCCGCTCGCTGCGCAGCATCATGACGCCGCGCGGGGATATCAGCTGGGTCGATGCCAATCTGAGCACTGATGCTATCCGTCAGCAGCTGCTTTCATCACCACATAGTCTTTTCCCGGTGTGCCGTGGCGAGCTGGATGAAGTGATTGGTATCGTGCGGGCAAAAGAATTGCTGGTAGCACTTGAGGCGGGCGAGGACGTCATCGCGATGGCCTCGGCATCACCAGCGATTGTGGTTCCGGAAACGCTGGACCCCATTAACCTGCTGGGCGTTTTGCGCCGGGCACGCGGTAGCTTCGTGATCGTTACCAACGAGTTTGGCGTGGTACAGGGGCTGGTTACGCCGCTGGACGTGCTGGAAGCTATTGCCGGTGAATTCCCGGATGCGGATGAAACGCCAGAAATCATTGCCGATGCTGAAGGCTGGCTGGTGAAAGGCGGAACCGATCTTCACGCCCTGCAACATGCGCTGGGGCTGGATACTCTTGTTAATGACGAAGACGATGTGGCAACGGTTGCAGGCCTGGTAATCGCGGTTAATGGGCATATTCCTGCCGTTGGCGACGTTATTGAACTGTCTCCGCTGCGTATTACTATTGTTAACGCTAACGATTATCGCGTTGACCTGGTGCGCGTGGTTAAAGAGCCGTCGGAACACGACGAAGAAGAGTAA
- the manZ gene encoding PTS mannose transporter subunit IID — translation MVDITKTTTEKKLTPGDIRGVFLRSNLFQGSWNFERMQALGFCFSMVPAIKRLYPENNEARRQAIKRHLEFFNTHPYVAAPVLGVTLAMEEQRANGAEIDDGAINGIKVGLMGPLAGVGDPIFWGTVRPVFAALGAGIAMSGSLLGPLLFFILFNAVRLATRYYGVAYGYRKGIDIVKDMGGGFLQKLTEGASILGLFVMGALVNKWTHVNIPLVVSRITDQTGKENVTTVQTILDQLMPGLVPLLLTFACMWLLRKKVNPLWIIIGFFVIGIAGYAVGLLGL, via the coding sequence ATGGTTGATATCACTAAAACGACTACCGAGAAGAAACTGACTCCGGGTGATATTCGTGGCGTATTCCTGCGTTCTAACCTGTTTCAGGGTTCATGGAACTTCGAACGTATGCAGGCGCTGGGCTTTTGCTTCTCCATGGTGCCGGCTATTAAACGCCTGTATCCGGAAAATAACGAAGCGCGCCGTCAGGCAATTAAACGTCACCTGGAATTTTTTAACACCCATCCTTATGTCGCAGCACCGGTTCTGGGCGTGACGCTGGCGATGGAAGAACAGCGTGCCAATGGTGCAGAGATCGACGACGGGGCCATTAACGGCATCAAAGTCGGTCTGATGGGGCCTTTGGCCGGCGTCGGCGACCCGATTTTCTGGGGAACGGTACGCCCGGTATTTGCCGCGCTGGGTGCCGGTATCGCGATGAGCGGTAGCCTGCTGGGACCCCTGCTGTTCTTCATCCTGTTTAACGCGGTTCGTCTGGCAACCCGTTATTACGGTGTGGCCTACGGATACCGTAAAGGTATTGATATCGTAAAAGATATGGGCGGCGGCTTTCTGCAGAAACTGACTGAGGGGGCGTCAATTCTCGGCCTGTTTGTCATGGGAGCGCTGGTAAACAAGTGGACGCACGTTAACATTCCGCTGGTCGTATCGCGGATCACCGACCAGACCGGTAAAGAAAACGTCACCACCGTCCAGACGATCCTTGACCAGCTTATGCCGGGTCTGGTTCCTCTGCTGCTTACTTTCGCCTGTATGTGGCTACTGCGTAAGAAAGTTAACCCACTTTGGATCATCATCGGGTTCTTTGTTATCGGTATCGCCGGATATGCGGTTGGCCTGCTGGGTCTGTAA
- the manX gene encoding PTS mannose transporter subunit IIAB — MTIAIVIGTHGWAAEQLLKTAEMLLGEQENVGWIDFVPGENAETLIEKYNAQLAKLDTTHGVLFLVDTWGGSPFNAASRIVVDKEHYEVIAGVNIPMLVETLMGRDDNPTFDELVALAVETGREGVKALKAKPVEQAAPAPVAAAAPRPATPAKPMGENDYMVIGLARIDDRLIHGQVATRWTKETNVRRIIVVSDEVAADTVRKTLLTQVAPPGVTAHVVDIDKMIRVYNNPKYAGERVMLLFTNPTDVERLVEGGVKITSVNIGGMAFRQGKTQVNNAVSVDEKDIAAFRQLNDRGIELEVRKVSSDQKLKMMELIAKVSK; from the coding sequence GTGACGATTGCTATTGTAATTGGTACACACGGTTGGGCTGCAGAACAACTGCTTAAAACCGCTGAAATGCTTTTAGGCGAGCAGGAAAACGTCGGCTGGATTGATTTTGTGCCCGGCGAAAATGCAGAAACGCTGATTGAGAAGTATAACGCGCAATTAGCAAAGCTTGATACTACCCACGGTGTGCTATTTCTCGTCGATACATGGGGAGGCAGCCCGTTTAATGCTGCAAGCCGTATTGTCGTCGATAAAGAGCACTACGAAGTTATCGCCGGCGTGAATATCCCGATGCTGGTCGAAACGTTAATGGGTCGCGATGATAATCCGACGTTTGATGAACTGGTAGCTCTGGCGGTTGAAACGGGTCGTGAAGGTGTGAAAGCACTGAAAGCGAAACCGGTTGAACAGGCTGCGCCTGCGCCCGTTGCAGCGGCGGCACCACGCCCGGCAACGCCTGCAAAACCTATGGGTGAGAATGACTACATGGTCATTGGTCTTGCCCGCATCGACGACCGTTTAATTCACGGTCAGGTGGCGACCCGCTGGACGAAAGAAACCAACGTACGTCGTATTATCGTTGTCAGTGATGAAGTGGCGGCAGATACCGTGCGTAAAACGCTGCTAACCCAGGTTGCGCCTCCGGGCGTGACGGCACACGTAGTTGATATCGATAAAATGATCCGCGTTTACAATAATCCGAAATACGCGGGTGAGCGCGTCATGCTGCTGTTTACCAATCCAACGGATGTTGAGCGTCTGGTGGAAGGTGGGGTGAAAATCACCTCAGTCAATATTGGCGGCATGGCATTCCGTCAGGGTAAAACGCAGGTTAATAACGCGGTTTCAGTCGATGAAAAAGATATCGCAGCGTTCAGACAATTGAACGATCGCGGCATTGAGCTTGAAGTTCGTAAAGTTTCAAGCGATCAAAAACTGAAAATGATGGAATTGATCGCAAAAGTCAGTAAATAA
- a CDS encoding DUF986 family protein, giving the protein MTLTDIVLVLFIALLLGFALYDQFIMPRRHGPVLLAVPLLRRGRIDSFIFVGLIGILIYNNVSIHGAIITTWLLSALALMGLYLFWIRVPKIIFKKDGFFFANVWIEYSRIKEMNLSEDGVLVIQLEHRRLLVRVRNIDDLERIYKLLVAN; this is encoded by the coding sequence ATGACCCTGACCGATATTGTGCTGGTTCTGTTTATCGCCCTGCTGTTGGGATTTGCTCTCTACGATCAGTTCATCATGCCTCGCCGTCATGGCCCTGTCCTGCTCGCGGTACCTCTGCTGCGACGTGGGCGCATTGACAGCTTTATCTTCGTCGGATTAATCGGCATCCTTATCTACAATAACGTGAGCATCCATGGCGCAATAATAACCACATGGTTATTAAGTGCGCTGGCATTAATGGGACTGTATCTATTTTGGATCAGGGTGCCGAAAATCATTTTCAAGAAAGACGGGTTTTTCTTTGCCAATGTGTGGATAGAATATAGCCGGATTAAAGAGATGAATTTATCCGAAGATGGTGTTCTGGTTATACAACTGGAACATCGCCGGCTGCTGGTAAGGGTACGAAATATAGACGATTTAGAGAGAATATATAAATTACTTGTTGCAAATTAG
- a CDS encoding RidA family protein produces the protein MTITRIDAEARWSDVVIHNQTLYYTGVPENLDADAEAQTANTLAQIDAVLAKQGSDKTQILDATIFLADREDFAAMNNAWDAWVVAGHAPVRCTVQATLMKPQYKVEIKIIAAV, from the coding sequence ATGACAATTACCCGTATTGATGCCGAGGCCCGCTGGTCTGATGTGGTGATCCACAATCAGACCCTGTACTACACTGGCGTACCGGAAAATCTGGATGCCGATGCCGAGGCGCAAACCGCCAACACGCTGGCGCAAATTGACGCCGTGCTGGCAAAACAGGGCAGCGATAAAACGCAGATTCTGGACGCAACGATTTTTCTGGCGGATCGCGAAGATTTTGCCGCGATGAATAACGCGTGGGACGCGTGGGTTGTCGCAGGCCATGCGCCGGTACGCTGTACGGTACAGGCAACGCTAATGAAACCGCAGTATAAAGTTGAGATCAAAATTATTGCTGCGGTTTAA